Proteins from a genomic interval of Lolium perenne isolate Kyuss_39 chromosome 1, Kyuss_2.0, whole genome shotgun sequence:
- the LOC127333888 gene encoding uncharacterized protein: MCPLTCHMHHCHRDRVAAMHPVSSACMPGGTFYTEIRGSGARPTLSTFDTVEQLNFNDCESLTEAEFLVGFNGFVNAEQRRLTIAQEDERAMEAWAAAFPKDVLDERAFFAQKKAEHRAEKEGIHARKRFIEAQEAGMATIDKNDER; this comes from the coding sequence ATGTGCCCTCTCACCTGCCACATGCACCACTGCCATCGAGACCGCGTCGCCGCCATGCACCCAGTTTCATCGGCGTGCATGCCAGGCGGCACGTTCTATACGGAGATCCGCGGCAGCGGTGCTCGCCCCACCCTCAGCACCTTTGACACCGTCGAGCAGCTCAACTTCAACGACTGCGAGTCGCTCACGGAGGCGGAGTTCTTGGTCGGCTTCAACGGCTTCGTCAACGCCGAGCAGCGCCGCCTCACCATTGCGCAGGAGGATGAACGTGCCATGGAGGCGTGGGCCGCCGCCTTCCCGAAAGATGTCCTCGACGAGCGCGCCTTCTTTGCGCAGAAGAAAGCGGAGCATAGGGCGGAGAAAGAGGGCATTCACGCGCGCAAGCGGTTCATCGAGGCGCAGGAAGCCGGTATGGCGACCATCGACAAAAACGATGAACGTTAG